A window of Clostridium taeniosporum genomic DNA:
TAAGAATCTATTAGAAATAGATTTTCTGTTTACTAAGTTAGCGTAATATTCATAAGCTAATTTCAAGTTTTCTAAATGTTCTTCAAATCCTGATAATTCTTCTTTTACTAAGAACTTTTCAGAATCAATTAAAGACATTCTTTCATTGTATTCTTGAATAAGCTTTAAAGGGAGTTCTTTTTCATCTGTTTTAAACGGACTAAATCCAAACCCTCTTAGTACCTCTTCCACTTCTTCTTTATTATCCTTGTGAGTTAAAAGGAAAAAGTAAGTGTCTTGATTGTCTTTTGATATAATTTCTAAATGACAATCATTTAAATCATTTTTCAATGCTTCCTCATATTGATTAGCAATGCTTCCTAAGAAATATTCAGTTACTTTTAATTCACCTAAAGAACCTAATGGAGAATCAAATTTCTCATAAGGTTTTAAGCTTTGAACATTTCCTTGTAATTTAGTCTTTTCATTATCTAATGAAGCTAAAGTATGCTCTTTTTCTTTAACCTTTTCATAGATGTCTTTCCATTCTCCATTTAAAACTTTTTCTTCTAGTTGTTTAGGAGTTAAAGAAAGCTTTTCTGTACGTAAAGACTTCATTAATGATTGTTTAGGCACATAGTTCCTTAAGAACTCTAGGGCAAATTTAGCTTTTGATAATTCTTCTTCCCACCTTGATATATCAGAATCAATTTCATCTTTATCTAGATTATTAAGAACTTCATTATTTTCTTGAACATTCTCATCTTGTAGATTGATAAATTCAACTTCTGCAAAATTTTGTATTCTTTCAAGAAGTTCATTTTTCTTTGATTCAAAGGATAACAAGGTGAACTTATTCATCTTAACTATTGCCATGAATCTTCACTATCCTCTCAATCACTAATTTAACAGCATTATTCTTCTTTTCTTCAGATATATGTAATATATCTTCTGCTTCTTTTTTGCCCTTATTTATTATAGGCTCTGCTTTTTTATTTGCTGATTCTACAGCATCTGAAATAATTTTATTTGCCTTTTCCCTTGCAGAAGATAACTTAGCAAGATATTGTTTTTCTGCTTCATCTGTAGCTTTCATAACTATATCTTTAGCTTCATTATTAGCTTCTTTAAGAATTTCTTCTGCTTGAACTTCAGCTTTTTTTATTTCTTCAATTGCTTCTAATGCCAAAATATCACCACCTTCATGCCCTTAAATATAAAAATAATATATATATTAATACTTTATATAGTATTAATTACTTTGTCTCTATTTTATTATACACTCTTTTTGTATATTTTCAAGAATTTTAAATATTAAATACTAAATCCAGTCAAAATTCATCAAAGATGCCTTTATGTAAATGATACCTTAATTTTATATTCATTTGCTTCTCTGTACTTCTCTTAACTTATTTTTATACTTATATAATCACCAGTATTATTAAATAAATAATAACTTTCTAACATTTGTATGCTTCCATTTAAAATATATTCTTGAATATTTATTGAGAATTTTTCTAAATAGTATTCTTTAAATGAATATTTATGCTTTAATTTATCTTTTATCTCTTTTTCTTCTTCTCTTTTAATATTACTTCTTAAAAAATCAGGTAATCCTCGCTTTTTATTAAAGATTAAATAATCAAATTTTACTATTTCATTTAATATATCGTTACTATCTTTCAAAACTTCATTATTAAAATCTAAAAATACTTTATAATACTCTATATTTCCTATATTTCTATTAAAATATCCTTTTCTATGAAAAAATTCTCCCAATGAATAATAAAATTCAAATGGTGTCTTAAATTTGCTTTCCAAAAATCTAATTATATTATTAAACTTTTTAGAATTATAATACTTATCTACCATTGCTTCTACTTTTTTTAGTTTTAATAATTCATCATAAGTAATACAATTAGTTCTTAATATTTCATATGGTGGATAAGGTGAAAACTTCATTCCATATTTTTTTGCTTCTTCTCTCATTGAAGAACCCTTTAATAATTTTAAGAATCCTAATTGAATTTCTTCTGGCCTTATTTTATAAACATCATTAAAAGAATTAACAAAAGAACCATAATCTTCTTCTGGAAGTCCTGCTATTAAATCTAAATGTTGTTGAATATTTTTTATAGCCATAAGTTCATCAACTTTTTCTTTTATATGTTCAAAGTTAACAAATCTATTTATATTGTTAAGCACTCTATCATTTGTTGTCTGAACTCCAACTTCAAATTGAAATCTTCCTTTTGGAGCTTTTGATAATAGCCTGATTTCTTCATCTTTTAAAATATCTGCTGATATTTCAAAGTGAAACTTTGTTTCTGTATGGGCTTCTATCAAAAATTTCCATATAGCCATTGAAAATTTATAATTACAATTAAATGTACGATCTACAAATTTAACTAACCTAACTCTTTTATCGATGAAATATTGTAATTCCTTTAGTACTCTTTCAATATTTAAAAATCTTACTCCATGACTTGTTGATGAAAGACAATATTTACAATTAAATGGACATCCTCTTGAAGCTTCATAATAAACTATTTTATTATCTAAATTATCATCATCCTCATATGGAAATACCAGTTCTTCCATAGACATAAGAGGTCTTTTTTCATTTGAATATACCTTTTCTTCTAATTTATAATGAAGACCCTTAACTTCATTTATATCTTTTAAACCTAGCTTATATGAAACGAAATCTCTATAAGTTTTTTCTCCCTCTCCTTCAATAACATATTCTCCAACATTACCTTCTAAAAACTTATGTGAATCAAATGAAACTTCTGGTCCCCCATATAATATTTCAATATTTTCATTAACATTCTTAATAAGATTAGAGAGCCTTATAATCATTTCTACATTCCATATATATACAGAAAAAGCAACAACATCTGGTTTTTCACTAATAATTTCTTCTAATATTTTTTCTTCTCTATCATTAATAGAAAATTCTCTTATTATATTCTCATAATCCATATCTTTAGTAAAATTTCTTAAATATCTAACTGCTAAATTGCTATGAATAAATTTAGAATTAATTGCTGTAAGTAATATCCTCATTTGTATTTGTCTCCTCTACTTTTTTAGAGTTTATTTCTTTTTTAGCTCTTATAAAAAACACGTCTTCCCATACCTTTATTTCTTCTATATTAAAGTATTTTAGAAGTATCTTTTTTATATCATCCACATTAGAACTTATTATAGGATTTAAATTTTTAAATGTAAATTCTTTTATCTTTCCCTTTGGAAGTATCACTCTTATTTTATTATTAAATATTTTTCCTCTTTCTTTATTAATATCCCAAATTAATATCTCACCATTTTCTTTTATATAACAATTAATTTCTTTAATTAATTTTTCTTTTTCTATGTTACTCCAAAATCTATTTAAATTAAAAAAAAGTGTACATGCATCATATTCACTTCCTTTTAACTCTTCTTTATCATTACTTGAAACATAATCTAATGATAATTCCGCCTCTACCTCTTTTGAAATACTATATATTATACCAAAGTTTTCTTGACCTACATCTAATATGTCACCCTTTAAATCAATATTCTCTAAATTAATAACTAATGTTTTCCCCATAAAATTCCCTCTTTTCCTTCTAAGTATATATTTTATCATTATTAAACCTATTATTAAAGTTATGAAAACAAACTTTTTAATAATATTAAGTCTAAAATTTTAGAATTCATATAAAATATAATTAAAATAAGAAACTGTTCTATAATTATTTTATAGAGCAGCTTCTATCTATCTTTAAGATTTTATCTTTTAATACTATTTTTTTTATTATTAAATCTTATTATGTTTAATACAACTAAACTAAAGAAAAAAATTATTATAAATATCCAAACTGGCTTAGGTAAATCAAATTTCAACCCCATATTACCACTCTCTAACTTATATATACAACCAATTCCTGAATCTAATATATAAATGCTTCCTCCTGAATATTTTATTCCTTTTATATCACTTTCACTTTTTAATTTTAATAACTTACATAAAACCCCATTTGAATTTATTGAATAAATTATGTTGTCTTTTTTATCATAAAATATATTTGAATCTTTTTCTAATATAGTTCCTTCTTTATCTATTGCCAAACATTTTATAATACCCACCTTTGAAAATTGATATTCTGGTCCTTCTACTATTTTATTTGGTGGATTACTTATTATTGGTGTTAATTTATTTTTATCACTAAATCTTGGTGAACTTATGGGATCACCTCCACTAAAATCCGGCCACCCATACCAATTTCCTTCATTTATTTTATATAAATAATCAAAATCTCTCTTTACACCCCTTAAGCCCTTATCTTCCATGCCACCTACTATGGCTATTAAATTATTATTACTATCTAAATCCCAACCTGTTATGTTTCTTATTCCACATGCATACAAAGATGTCTTATTAGTTTTTAAATCTACTTTTATAATAGATGCATTTCCAAATTTGTCAGCAGTTATTTTTTGTCCTCTAATGCTAGAATTGCTGTACGGCATATAAGCCCCTGTTTTTTCTTCACCATAATTTTCTCCATTAAGTGTAATATTTATTGGGCTTTTGTCATAAGGTATTTTACTAAAATCAGATTCTCCATTACTTTCAGCAATTCCAGAATTAGTAGCTGCACCAATAGACAAAAATAAATTTGAATCCTTAATAATAAGATTTCTATCAAGATATTCACCTTTTGTTGGTATTCCTTTTAAAATAACTTCTAAAAATTTATTACTAATATTATAATGATAAAGTTCATCATTTGAAATAAAATACATATCATCATTATTACAAACCAAACTATCTATAGAAAATGATTTATCTTGAACTAAAATTTCTTCTCTACCATCATCTTTTAATAATTTTATATAGTTCTTATATGCTACATATGTATTCTCATATTCACCTCTGTCAAAAGCTACTGCTCCCTTGCAATTTTTAGAAGAAATACTCCAATCTATATTATCTTTTAAAATGCTTACTCTATAAATTCCAGAAAATTTAAAAAGCAAAAAAGCTAAACTCACTATTATGACTGAACTAAATAGAAATTGACAAAACCTTTTCAAAATTTAACCCCCTTTATATAAATTTAATCATATATTTTCCCTTGTTAAATTTATATTTTAAATCTAACAAAATATACCCTAGGCTTTACCTTTTATACTAAAATGTTCATTCATTCTTAACTTTAAATTTAAAATGTTCATATTTAATAGTTACTTTGAATATGATTTATTGTAACTTAAAGGAGTGAATTAGATTTGAGTAAAGACAACTTTTTAAAGAATTCTTTTTTACTGACTGCTTCTAATATTACAACAGGAATTCTAGGCTTTATATTTACTATATATTTATCTAAAATACTTGGACCAGAAGGGATGGGCCTCTATAACTTAGTTATGCCAATTTATAATTTATTCATATGTCTTATGAGTGCTGGAATTGTAGCTGCAATTTCTAAAATCTCTGCTATTTATAAACAAAAAGGCGAATACAAAAATATAACAAGGACTATAAAAATAGTTTCACTTTTTAATATAACTTGGGCAGCACTTATTGGTATAATGGTCTTTTTTGCTGCACCACTCATAGGAAAATATGGTGTTAATGATGTAAGAACTGTTGACGCCATACGTGTTATATGTCCAGCAATGGTTTGTATTGCTATATCCAACATATTTAAAGGATATTTTTATGGAACATCAAATATAAAAGTTCCTGCTATTATAGATATTTTAGAAAAAGCTATGAGAATTGTAACTGTAAGTGTATTGATATTTTTCTTAAAAGCTAAAACCCTTCAAAATATGGTTACATTGGCTACTGTCGCATTATGTATTGGAGAATTTCAAAGCTTAATATGCTTATTTGTATATTATAAATATGCAATAAAAAAAGTCCCAAAATCTTATGAAAAGCCTGAAAGTAGATTTCAATTATTGTTTGATGTAATTATAGTAGCTATTCCTTTGTGTTTAAATGGATTCTTAAGTAATATTTTAGCTACACTTTGCACTTTAGTTGTGCCTAGACGATTAGTATGTGCAGGATTTAATTATTCTGAAGCCTTAAGTTTAATAGGTAAATATAATGGTATGGCCATGGGATTAATTGCTATTCCTCTTATTGTTGTCTCAACTATAAATACTTTACTTATACCAGATTTATCTCAAACTCTTAGTCAAGGAAATCAATATAAGGCTTCTCTTCGTATTAGAAAAGTAATTAAAATGGCATTTTTACTAGGACTTTCAACAACCATAATATGTAATATAGTTCCTAATGAATTAGGGCAAATTTTTTATGGTAGAAATGATTTAGGCTCTTATATAAGAATTGCTTCACTTGCAGCACCAGTCTTTTTTACATCTACAACTATGTTTGGAATTTTAAATGGATTAAATAGACAAGGTATTATTCTTAGAAATTCATTAATTGAAGCATCAATAGAACTAGTATGTTTATATGTATTTACTGCAATACCTTGTATAAATATTTTTGGTAATAGTATTACCTTATTTATAGCTTGTGGCATTGGATTATCTCTTAATTTACACGAAGTAAAGAAACATATTAATGTAACTTTAAATTTTACAAATGCAATAATATATATACTACTTGCTATGCTAAGTTTTTTAGTTATAAATATTTTCTCTAAAAATGTTTTAATAAATCTTCCCATAGTAAATAGTTTTTCAGTTATTGCTTTGACATTTATAATATTATCATACCTTGGAACTTTTGGAGAAAGTGATATTTAATAACATTAATTTAGATTTTATTTTAGACATATATTCATTCATACAATGGCTAAAATAACTTTGTAATTTGACTTGTAGAACTCTTTATGAGTATAGTTCCATTTTCTTTATCACAAATTTATATTGTAAATAAACTAAAATAGACTATACTCATTTTAGCGTTCTTAAATTAGAATTGAAAATTTATATACAATATTTTTTATTGTTAGGCATACGAAAATAAATAATAAATCAAATATGCGACGGATATTTTGTGAAATACAATAACTTGGATTCTGATAATAGTTGTGCTATTAGTATATTGGAAGTAATAAGTAGTTCACAAAATAAACTAGCATATTGACTAGTTATTTATTGAAATGTACCTTAATATTATTTTAATTTTATCCTTAAAAATCTTGGTAATATATTATATGCTTTCTGAGAAAATGATGTAATATCATGTTTTCTAATACCACCTAATATTATCATTAAATATAAGTAAAAAAATCCCCCTACAGAAATCATAAGTAAAGTTACTACTCCCTGTAAAATTCCTCCTACATTTAATAGTATAGACAATACACCAAAAGGCTCTTTAATTAAATATATACCAGCAACCATTCCCATTGATGATACAATAGGCTTTAATATATGTTTAAACATTGGTAATCTCATTTTTAATGTTTTGGTAAGTTTTCTTTGATTTAATACAAATGGTATAACAAACCATAGAAAATTACCAAAAACCGCACCTAATACATTAACATTTGGCATTCCAACTAATATGTAATTTGTAGTTATTTTAGCTACTATACCTATAAGAAATGTTCCTAACACAAAATAAAGTTTGTTCATACTTTGTAATATAACATTTTGAATTTGTACAGCTGCCATAAGTATTACAACAACAGAACCATATATCATTAATTCATGTCCTCTATCTGATCCATATAGCAACAAATAAATTTCTTTACTTAAAACTGCAAGTCCTACAGCTGCTGGTATTGTAACAGCATAAGTTATTCTAAAAGCGAAATTAACTTTTCTTCTAATTTCTTTTTTGTTTTTTACTGCAACAGCCTTTACTATTGCTGGTAATACCGTTGTTGCTAGAGCTGTAACTACCACTAAAGGTACAGAAAGTAAAGTTTTATATGTACCAAGTATTCCATAAAGCTCATTTGCTTGTTTTTCCACAAAACCAGCATAAGCTAATCTATTATTTACATTTATCATATCAATTAAACTACCTAAATTTTGCAAACCAGCACTTAATGTAATAGGTACTCCATATTTAACTAATTTCCTAATAATTCTCTTATTACTTATTCTTTTAACAGATGATTGATCATCAAAGGCTTCACCTTCATAATTTTTTTTATAGTATATATAGACCATATAAAGGCAAGCTATTATCGCTCCTAAAGTAGTACCAACTGTTCCTCCCGCACTACCATAAGGAACACTTATTTTTATTAAAACATAAGCAAAAGCCAAACTTACTACAACATTTATTATTTGCTCTAACACTTGTGATACAGCTATAGCTGTCATATTATTTTTTCCTTGAAAATATCCTCTATATGCAGACAATATAGATGTTACAAAAATACTAGGTGCTAAAAATAATAAACCATATGCTGCTTTTGGTGTACCTATTGCATTAGCTATAGATGTAGAAAATATCATAATTATTATACTTATTAATCCACCAACTCCAGCATAAAGTATTGTAGATATCTTTAATGCCTTAATTGCATCTCTTTTGTTTTTTATAGCTGTAAGCTCAGCTACAACTTTTGCAATTGCTGGCTGAGCTCCCAATGTAGTTACTGCGTATGCAAATATAAATACTTCATAACACATTTGATATATTCCAAGACCCTCAAGCCCTATAGTTCTTCTTAATAATGGAACATAAAATACAGACATTAGTTTAGCTAAAAGTCCTGCTGCTGAAAGAATTATAAAGCCTTTAGTAGATGATTCTTCTTTCATATAAA
This region includes:
- a CDS encoding B12-binding domain-containing radical SAM protein: MRILLTAINSKFIHSNLAVRYLRNFTKDMDYENIIREFSINDREEKILEEIISEKPDVVAFSVYIWNVEMIIRLSNLIKNVNENIEILYGGPEVSFDSHKFLEGNVGEYVIEGEGEKTYRDFVSYKLGLKDINEVKGLHYKLEEKVYSNEKRPLMSMEELVFPYEDDDNLDNKIVYYEASRGCPFNCKYCLSSTSHGVRFLNIERVLKELQYFIDKRVRLVKFVDRTFNCNYKFSMAIWKFLIEAHTETKFHFEISADILKDEEIRLLSKAPKGRFQFEVGVQTTNDRVLNNINRFVNFEHIKEKVDELMAIKNIQQHLDLIAGLPEEDYGSFVNSFNDVYKIRPEEIQLGFLKLLKGSSMREEAKKYGMKFSPYPPYEILRTNCITYDELLKLKKVEAMVDKYYNSKKFNNIIRFLESKFKTPFEFYYSLGEFFHRKGYFNRNIGNIEYYKVFLDFNNEVLKDSNDILNEIVKFDYLIFNKKRGLPDFLRSNIKREEEKEIKDKLKHKYSFKEYYLEKFSINIQEYILNGSIQMLESYYLFNNTGDYISIKIS
- a CDS encoding ATPase, whose amino-acid sequence is MALEAIEEIKKAEVQAEEILKEANNEAKDIVMKATDEAEKQYLAKLSSAREKANKIISDAVESANKKAEPIINKGKKEAEDILHISEEKKNNAVKLVIERIVKIHGNS
- the spoVB gene encoding stage V sporulation protein B is translated as MSKDNFLKNSFLLTASNITTGILGFIFTIYLSKILGPEGMGLYNLVMPIYNLFICLMSAGIVAAISKISAIYKQKGEYKNITRTIKIVSLFNITWAALIGIMVFFAAPLIGKYGVNDVRTVDAIRVICPAMVCIAISNIFKGYFYGTSNIKVPAIIDILEKAMRIVTVSVLIFFLKAKTLQNMVTLATVALCIGEFQSLICLFVYYKYAIKKVPKSYEKPESRFQLLFDVIIVAIPLCLNGFLSNILATLCTLVVPRRLVCAGFNYSEALSLIGKYNGMAMGLIAIPLIVVSTINTLLIPDLSQTLSQGNQYKASLRIRKVIKMAFLLGLSTTIICNIVPNELGQIFYGRNDLGSYIRIASLAAPVFFTSTTMFGILNGLNRQGIILRNSLIEASIELVCLYVFTAIPCINIFGNSITLFIACGIGLSLNLHEVKKHINVTLNFTNAIIYILLAMLSFLVINIFSKNVLINLPIVNSFSVIALTFIILSYLGTFGESDI
- a CDS encoding putative polysaccharide biosynthesis protein, coding for MKEESSTKGFIILSAAGLLAKLMSVFYVPLLRRTIGLEGLGIYQMCYEVFIFAYAVTTLGAQPAIAKVVAELTAIKNKRDAIKALKISTILYAGVGGLISIIIMIFSTSIANAIGTPKAAYGLLFLAPSIFVTSILSAYRGYFQGKNNMTAIAVSQVLEQIINVVVSLAFAYVLIKISVPYGSAGGTVGTTLGAIIACLYMVYIYYKKNYEGEAFDDQSSVKRISNKRIIRKLVKYGVPITLSAGLQNLGSLIDMINVNNRLAYAGFVEKQANELYGILGTYKTLLSVPLVVVTALATTVLPAIVKAVAVKNKKEIRRKVNFAFRITYAVTIPAAVGLAVLSKEIYLLLYGSDRGHELMIYGSVVVILMAAVQIQNVILQSMNKLYFVLGTFLIGIVAKITTNYILVGMPNVNVLGAVFGNFLWFVIPFVLNQRKLTKTLKMRLPMFKHILKPIVSSMGMVAGIYLIKEPFGVLSILLNVGGILQGVVTLLMISVGGFFYLYLMIILGGIRKHDITSFSQKAYNILPRFLRIKLK